AAACCATATAAATGGGAAAATTCTTTAAGATGCTCGAAAGAGCCTTCTCTATTTCTTCCAAAATGGTGGTTATAACCAATCACAAGCTTGTGAGTGTTAATCTGATTCACAATAATATCACGCACAAAATTCATTGATTTTATTCTAGAAAACGCTTTGGTAAAAGGATGAATAATCAAATGATCTATACCTGCATTTTCGAGAAGACTAATCTTTTCATCCAAAGTATTAATCAATTGCAACTGATGATCATCAGGAAAAAGCACCATCCTTGGATGGGGAGAAAAGGTAAGTAAAACGGTTTCACCATTTTCTTCTTTAGCAATTTCTTTTAATCTATTAATTATCGTTTTATGACCAAAATGTACACCGTCAAATGTTCCTGTTGTAAGAATGGGACGAGCTACGTTTTTAAAATCAGAAATAGAATGATAAATTTTCAAATTTTAGCTTTTATTATAAATGTTAAAACCTTGTTCAAAAGTAGCAATTAATTTATTGATTAAATCTTTGCGACATACTAAATAATTCGTGTAAATTTGCCCAAAATTATTCGGAATTAAAACCTACATTAAGTATAAAAAAGATGTCAAAAAGCAAAGGTAAAATTTCTCAAATCATTGGCCCAGTTGTCGATGTTACTTTTGAAAATAACGAAACAGGATTACCAGATATTTACGATTCTCTAGAAATCACAAAAGAGAACGGTACAAAACTGGTTTTAGAGTGCCAACAACATATTGGAGAAGACACAGTGCGTGCTATCTCAATGGACTCTACAGATGGATTAAAAAGAGGCATTGAAGTTGTTGCAACTGGATCGCCAATTAAAATGCCAACTGGAGAACACATTAAAGGCCGTGTATTTAACGTAATTGGCGATGCCATCGACGGCATGGACGATTTAGATAGAGAAAATGGACTACCTATTCACAGAGAAGCTCCAAAATTTGAAGACCTTTCAACTTCTACTGAAGTATTATATACCGGTATTAAAGTAATTGACCTTATTGAACCATACGCTAAAGGCGGTAAAATTGGTCTATTTGGTGGTGCAGGTGTAGGTAAAACTGTACTTATCCAAGAGTTAATTAACAACATTGCAAAAGGGCACGGTGGACTATCCGTATTTGCTGGTGTAGGAGAAAGAACTCGTGAAGGAAACGATTTATTAAGAGAGATGTTAGAGTCTGGAATTATCGATTACGGTGAAGACTTCTTACACTCTATGGAAGAAGGCGGATGGGACTTATCTAAAGTAGACGCTTCAAAAATGGGCGACTCAAAAGCTTCTTTCGTATTTGGTCAGATGAATGAGCCTCCAGGAGCACGTGCTCGTGTTGCACTTTCTGGACTTACACTTGCAGAATACTTCCGTGATGGTGACGGTCAAGGAAAAGGACGTGACGTTTTATTCTTTGTTGATAATATTTTCCGATTTACACAGGCTGGTTCAGAGGTGTCGGCACTATTAGGTCGTATGCCATCAGCAGTAGGTTACCAACCAACATTAGCCACTGAAAT
The genomic region above belongs to Flavobacteriales bacterium and contains:
- a CDS encoding F0F1 ATP synthase subunit beta translates to MSKSKGKISQIIGPVVDVTFENNETGLPDIYDSLEITKENGTKLVLECQQHIGEDTVRAISMDSTDGLKRGIEVVATGSPIKMPTGEHIKGRVFNVIGDAIDGMDDLDRENGLPIHREAPKFEDLSTSTEVLYTGIKVIDLIEPYAKGGKIGLFGGAGVGKTVLIQELINNIAKGHGGLSVFAGVGERTREGNDLLREMLESGIIDYGEDFLHSMEEGGWDLSKVDASKMGDSKASFVFGQMNEPPGARARVALSGLTLAEYFRDGDGQGKGRDVLFFVDNIFRFTQAGSEVSALLGRMPSAVGYQPTLATEMGTMQERITSTKNGSITSVQAVYVPADDLTDPAPATTFAHLDATTVLSRKIAELGIYPAVDPLDSTSRILSPDVVGDEHYDCAQRVKMLLQRYKELQDIIAILGMEELSDDDKLAVSRARRVQRFLSQPFHVAEQFTGLKGVLVDIQDTIKGFNMIMDGEMDQYPEAAFNLVGTIEEAKEKGEKMLAEAK